In a single window of the Micromonospora sp. WMMD1155 genome:
- a CDS encoding sulfotransferase, with protein MLSLVVGTGRCGSTLVQELLSRHPEVGFVSGLDDKLARLNLKGRFNGPLYRRSAPRPAGMTSLRHSRRLLERGRLRVAPSEAYHLLDRQVLGGFSRPCRDLVAEDLTPFVARRLRAFFDERIARQGCRQLVQHVTGWPRTGLLHAAYPDLRVVNVVRDGRAVANSWLQMGWWDGWRGPDNWIYGPLPSDLREEWFESGRSFQVLAALGWKMLMEAFAQARLRHPAEQWLDVRYEDLVEHPREQVGRMLDFLGLQWSPAFEKGFSRYDFPAGRAAAYQEELSPAQLAAIERSLEKPLAAWGYPV; from the coding sequence ATGCTCTCACTGGTGGTGGGCACCGGTCGCTGCGGCTCGACCCTGGTCCAGGAGCTGCTCTCCCGGCATCCCGAGGTCGGCTTCGTCTCCGGCCTGGACGACAAGCTCGCCCGGCTCAACCTCAAGGGCCGGTTCAACGGGCCGCTCTACCGGCGTTCGGCGCCGCGCCCGGCGGGGATGACCTCGCTGCGGCACAGCCGGCGGTTGCTGGAGCGGGGCCGGCTGCGGGTGGCGCCGTCGGAGGCGTACCACCTGCTCGACCGGCAGGTGCTCGGCGGCTTCTCCCGCCCGTGCCGGGACCTGGTCGCCGAGGACCTGACGCCGTTCGTGGCCCGGCGGCTGCGCGCCTTCTTCGACGAGCGGATCGCCCGGCAGGGCTGCCGACAACTGGTGCAGCACGTCACCGGGTGGCCGCGGACCGGCCTGCTGCACGCCGCGTACCCGGACCTGCGGGTGGTCAACGTGGTGCGCGACGGCCGGGCGGTGGCCAACTCCTGGCTCCAGATGGGCTGGTGGGACGGGTGGCGAGGGCCGGACAACTGGATCTACGGCCCGCTCCCGTCGGACCTGCGGGAGGAGTGGTTCGAGTCGGGGAGGTCCTTCCAGGTGCTCGCCGCGCTGGGCTGGAAGATGCTGATGGAGGCGTTCGCACAGGCCCGCCTGCGTCACCCCGCCGAGCAGTGGCTCGACGTGCGCTACGAGGACCTGGTCGAGCACCCCCGGGAACAGGTCGGCCGGATGCTCGACTTCCTGGGACTGCAGTGGTCGCCCGCGTTCGAGAAGGGCTTCTCCCGGTACGACTTTCCGGCGGGCCGGGCGGCGGCGTACCAGGAGGAACTCAGCCCGGCGCAGCTCGCCGCGATCGAACGGTCGCTGGAGAAGCCCCTCGCCGCGTGGGGCTACCCGGTCTAG
- a CDS encoding sulfotransferase, with the protein MSTIRVLYLAGSGRSGSTLVTNVLGQVPGFFAAGELRYLWRRGILENRPCGCGVPLGDCPLWTRIRADLAGADPAGIAGRLAARLRLRGLPALLRRRRRGQRPVDSHRDDTHLARLYASIAAHALADRPGGLIVDSSKLPPYGALLGALPGIDLYVLHVVRDPRATAYSWRRRRPLDGPADDRLMSRPPVWKAALLWLVWNTATVRLWGRRPVDDRYLRVRYEDFVADPAGTTARIVRFVGATADDLPFPTPDTVRLAPTHSVAGNPSRHRTGLVPVVADTEWLTGLSTGAYAVVTALTGPALSRFGYPLRRRTATPPGGTSRPATPPAATSRPDPAPSSPATRQEG; encoded by the coding sequence GTGAGCACGATCCGGGTGCTCTACCTCGCCGGAAGCGGTCGCAGCGGCAGCACGCTGGTCACCAACGTCCTCGGGCAGGTGCCGGGCTTCTTCGCGGCCGGTGAGCTGCGCTACCTGTGGCGGCGCGGCATCCTGGAGAACCGGCCGTGCGGCTGCGGCGTCCCACTGGGAGACTGTCCGCTCTGGACGCGGATACGCGCCGACCTGGCCGGAGCCGACCCGGCCGGGATAGCCGGGCGACTGGCCGCGCGACTGCGCCTGCGCGGGCTGCCCGCACTGCTGCGCCGACGGCGTCGCGGTCAACGGCCGGTCGACAGTCACCGCGACGACACCCACCTGGCCCGGCTGTACGCCTCGATCGCCGCACACGCCCTCGCCGACCGGCCCGGCGGGCTCATCGTCGACTCCTCCAAGCTGCCTCCGTACGGCGCTCTGCTCGGTGCCCTGCCCGGCATCGACCTGTACGTCCTGCACGTGGTGCGCGACCCACGGGCGACCGCGTACTCCTGGCGTCGGCGACGTCCGCTGGACGGGCCCGCGGACGACCGGCTGATGAGCCGACCACCGGTCTGGAAGGCCGCGCTGCTCTGGCTGGTCTGGAACACCGCCACCGTGCGACTGTGGGGCCGTCGACCCGTCGACGACCGCTACCTGCGGGTGCGGTACGAGGACTTCGTCGCCGATCCGGCCGGCACCACCGCACGGATCGTCCGGTTCGTCGGCGCGACGGCGGACGACCTGCCGTTCCCGACCCCGGACACGGTGCGACTGGCACCCACCCACTCGGTGGCCGGCAATCCCTCGCGGCACCGCACCGGCCTGGTCCCGGTGGTCGCCGACACCGAGTGGCTGACCGGGCTCTCCACCGGCGCGTACGCGGTGGTGACCGCGCTGACCGGGCCGGCCCTGTCCCGCTTCGGCTACCCGCTGCGCCGCCGGACGGCCACGCCTCCCGGCGGCACGTCCCGTCCGGCCACGCCTCCCGCCGCCACGTCCCGTCCGGACCCGGCCCCCTCGTCACCCGCTACCCGGCAGGAAGGCTGA
- a CDS encoding glycosyltransferase translates to MRVLHVNKFLYRRGGAEGYLLDLADLQRAAGDTVAYFGMSHPENESPLPYAQWFPSEVELEPAPSGLRPRATAAGRMLWSPTSRRGLAQVIDDFRPDVLHLHNIYHQLSPSVLAAARSAGVPCVLTMHDYKLACPSYQLLDRGRPCQACVTGGPLQAARRRCKDGSLSRSGLLAVESWLHRRFDAYDPVQVFVSPSKFLADVVRRAGVYPDRLRVVNHFVDLSGIATKQSPGGGVVFAGRLAPEKGVDVLVEAVAALPDGVAVDVAGDGPARADLEALAARRVPGRIRFHGRLDKPRLHELIRSASVVAVPSRWHENQPMAVLEAFACGVPVVTTDLGGLPELVEATVDGGIVGADRPADLADALNALLADPARAYRMGQAGRAKVARRFAPDLHLTRIRALYAEAAEALSARRTGRATAGGGAAR, encoded by the coding sequence ATGCGCGTGCTGCATGTGAACAAGTTCCTCTACCGCCGTGGCGGCGCCGAGGGGTACCTCCTCGACCTCGCGGACCTGCAGCGGGCGGCGGGGGACACGGTCGCCTACTTCGGCATGAGCCACCCGGAGAACGAGTCGCCGCTGCCGTACGCGCAGTGGTTCCCCTCCGAAGTGGAGCTGGAACCGGCGCCGAGCGGGCTGCGGCCACGCGCGACGGCAGCCGGCCGGATGCTCTGGTCACCGACGAGTCGTCGCGGGCTGGCCCAGGTAATCGACGACTTCCGGCCGGACGTGCTGCACCTGCACAACATCTACCACCAGCTCTCGCCGTCGGTGCTCGCGGCGGCGCGGTCGGCCGGGGTGCCCTGCGTGCTGACCATGCACGACTACAAACTCGCCTGCCCGAGTTACCAACTGCTGGACCGGGGACGTCCCTGCCAGGCCTGCGTCACCGGAGGCCCCCTGCAGGCGGCCCGCCGCCGCTGCAAGGACGGATCGCTGTCGCGCAGCGGTCTGTTGGCCGTCGAGTCCTGGTTGCACCGGCGGTTCGACGCGTACGACCCGGTGCAGGTCTTCGTCAGCCCGAGCAAGTTCCTGGCCGACGTGGTGCGCCGCGCCGGTGTGTATCCCGACCGGCTGCGGGTGGTGAACCACTTCGTCGACCTGAGCGGCATCGCCACCAAGCAGAGCCCCGGCGGCGGTGTCGTCTTCGCCGGCCGGTTGGCCCCGGAGAAGGGTGTCGACGTGCTGGTCGAGGCGGTCGCCGCGCTGCCGGACGGGGTGGCCGTGGATGTCGCCGGGGACGGTCCGGCCCGAGCCGACCTGGAGGCGCTCGCCGCGCGCCGGGTGCCCGGCCGGATCCGGTTCCACGGCCGCCTGGACAAGCCGCGCCTGCACGAGCTGATCCGGTCCGCTTCGGTGGTCGCCGTCCCGTCCCGGTGGCACGAGAACCAGCCGATGGCGGTGCTGGAGGCGTTCGCCTGCGGGGTCCCGGTGGTCACCACCGACCTCGGTGGGCTCCCCGAACTGGTCGAGGCCACAGTGGACGGCGGCATCGTCGGCGCGGACCGGCCCGCAGACCTGGCCGACGCGCTGAACGCGCTGCTGGCCGACCCCGCCCGGGCGTACCGGATGGGGCAGGCGGGTCGGGCGAAGGTCGCCCGGCGGTTCGCCCCCGACCTGCACCTGACCCGGATCCGCGCGCTGTACGCGGAGGCCGCCGAGGCTCTGTCTGCACGGCGGACCGGCCGCGCGACGGCCGGTGGGGGAGCGGCCCGGTGA
- a CDS encoding sulfotransferase, producing the protein MAEPTPRTAPIFLVGCQRSGTTMVRLVLDSHSHISCGPETRFLPDLRRIVGRDWERLARFGFPREDWLRRIRDFFGGVHADYAAARGKTRWADKTPLYAMSLDFVTEVFPDAQIVHLIRDGRDVVVSHRKRFGYWSAVKCVVKWPRYIRAARAVGATLPPDRYYELRYEQAVTEPEKTMRGLFEFLGEPWEDGILDYDSKQHDVAQKYTTEAERRRVAASVTDPIYGSRVGTHRRELDPFLRLLVWVFSGPTLRALGYR; encoded by the coding sequence GTGGCTGAACCCACGCCCCGTACCGCGCCGATCTTCCTGGTCGGCTGTCAACGCTCCGGCACGACGATGGTGCGCCTCGTCCTGGACTCCCACTCCCACATCAGCTGCGGCCCGGAGACCCGGTTCCTGCCCGACCTGCGACGGATCGTCGGGCGGGACTGGGAACGCCTGGCCCGCTTCGGCTTCCCCCGCGAGGACTGGCTACGCCGCATCCGGGACTTCTTCGGCGGCGTCCACGCCGACTACGCCGCGGCGCGGGGCAAGACCCGGTGGGCCGACAAGACCCCGCTGTACGCGATGTCGCTCGACTTCGTCACCGAGGTCTTCCCGGACGCCCAGATCGTGCACCTCATCCGGGACGGCCGCGACGTGGTGGTCTCGCACCGCAAACGGTTCGGCTACTGGTCCGCCGTCAAGTGCGTGGTGAAGTGGCCGCGCTACATCCGCGCCGCGCGGGCCGTCGGCGCCACCCTGCCGCCGGACCGGTACTACGAGCTGCGCTACGAGCAGGCGGTGACCGAGCCGGAGAAGACGATGCGGGGCCTCTTCGAGTTCCTCGGTGAACCGTGGGAGGACGGCATCCTCGACTACGACAGCAAGCAGCACGACGTGGCGCAGAAGTACACCACCGAGGCGGAGAGACGGCGGGTCGCCGCGAGCGTCACCGACCCGATCTACGGCTCGCGGGTCGGCACCCACCGCCGCGAACTCGACCCGTTCCTCCGCCTGTTGGTCTGGGTCTTCTCCGGTCCGACCCTGCGCGCCCTCGGCTACCGGTGA
- a CDS encoding sulfotransferase, whose product MSAPGRRQVTDHLRRGVRATRAWVRAARPGEPGPLPDFLVIGGQRCGTTSLYHHLAAHPRVRVPTGKELQYFSVHHGRGLRWYRGHFPRLAPDERTFEASPYYLFHPSVPSRVAAALPRARFVALLRDPVQRAYSHYLHTRSYGLEPLTFADALDAEEERLARATDGGPDTSAAHRALRNHSYAARGRYAEQIERWFAHVPRDRIHVARTEDLHADPAGTYRAILDFLDLPAFTPEAFTRHTRRVDEDASQLTPELRDRLGAYFAPHNARLAALLGWPDPWPG is encoded by the coding sequence GTGAGCGCGCCCGGTCGGCGGCAGGTCACCGACCACCTGCGCCGGGGCGTCCGCGCGACGCGGGCATGGGTGCGCGCGGCGCGGCCGGGCGAGCCCGGCCCGCTACCCGACTTCCTGGTGATCGGTGGTCAGCGGTGCGGCACCACCTCGCTGTACCACCACCTCGCCGCACATCCCCGGGTACGGGTGCCCACCGGCAAGGAGTTGCAGTACTTCAGCGTCCACCATGGTCGGGGTCTGCGCTGGTACCGGGGGCACTTCCCGCGCCTCGCCCCGGACGAGCGCACGTTCGAGGCGAGCCCCTACTACCTCTTCCATCCGAGCGTGCCGTCCCGGGTCGCGGCGGCCCTGCCGCGGGCCCGCTTCGTCGCGCTGCTGCGCGACCCGGTGCAGCGGGCCTACTCGCACTACCTGCACACCCGCTCGTACGGCCTCGAACCGCTGACCTTCGCCGATGCGCTCGACGCCGAGGAGGAGCGGCTGGCCCGGGCGACGGACGGGGGCCCGGACACCAGTGCCGCCCACCGGGCCTTACGCAACCACTCCTACGCCGCCCGGGGCCGCTACGCCGAGCAGATCGAGCGGTGGTTCGCGCACGTCCCCCGGGACCGGATCCACGTCGCCCGCACCGAGGACCTGCACGCCGACCCGGCGGGCACGTACCGCGCGATCCTGGACTTCCTCGACCTGCCGGCGTTCACACCCGAGGCGTTCACCCGGCACACCCGTCGCGTCGACGAGGACGCCTCCCAGCTCACCCCGGAGCTGCGGGACCGGCTCGGCGCGTACTTCGCGCCGCACAACGCCCGCCTGGCCGCGCTGCTCGGCTGGCCCGACCCCTGGCCCGGCTAG
- a CDS encoding flippase — translation MRGELTGRPPAPPEAGDQPVRGMARGGVVNLAGAVFSQVALFLVMLVLARVLGVRELGRYAQVYAVLSLLGLLALSGFRAGLTRFVAVHLADDDPAALRGAIRLGVGISAMASTVVAVGLAVGAPWLADALHDPQLATGLRLVALCLPASTVCEAALAATRGWRTQRAYALVGQVYEPAARLVLTAVALMVGAGLTGAFWALVAASWSAAGFALVALARMVRRVPDARPAYRPGELFRFSTVSWVSSLSSTGLIWVDALLLGFFDYGADAIGVYHVATRLVTIAVFVLAPVNASFGPHLAHLYHQGRLDEVRRIYRVATGWVLRLSLPAFVALLVFPEQLLRLVGGPGLAAGAAVTVVLALGQLVNAATGPCGTLLNMSGRVSVNMVDNLAALVLNVLLNLWLIPAYGILGAAVAWAVSLAAVNVVRVWQVRAQVHTVPVTIGMLKGLVAAVFALGVGFGVRWLVEGWVTQLTVGLTAIVGAYCAGVLALGLSREDVMVLRSVARRGGRRAAVAPGPAAGVGS, via the coding sequence GTGCGCGGCGAGCTGACCGGCCGTCCGCCGGCCCCGCCGGAGGCCGGCGACCAGCCGGTACGCGGCATGGCGCGCGGTGGGGTGGTCAACCTGGCGGGCGCGGTGTTCAGCCAGGTGGCGCTCTTCCTGGTCATGTTGGTGCTGGCCCGCGTGCTGGGGGTACGCGAGCTGGGCCGGTACGCGCAGGTTTACGCCGTGCTGTCGTTGCTCGGGCTGCTCGCGCTCTCCGGTTTCCGCGCCGGGCTGACCCGGTTCGTGGCGGTGCACCTCGCCGACGACGACCCGGCCGCGCTGCGGGGCGCGATCCGCCTCGGGGTCGGCATCTCGGCCATGGCGTCCACAGTCGTCGCCGTCGGTCTGGCGGTCGGCGCACCGTGGCTGGCCGACGCCCTGCACGACCCGCAGCTCGCCACCGGGCTGCGGCTGGTCGCGCTGTGCCTGCCCGCCTCGACCGTCTGCGAGGCCGCCCTCGCCGCCACCCGGGGTTGGCGTACCCAGCGGGCCTACGCGCTCGTCGGTCAGGTCTACGAGCCGGCGGCCCGGCTGGTGCTCACCGCGGTGGCGCTCATGGTGGGGGCGGGGCTGACCGGCGCGTTCTGGGCGCTGGTGGCGGCGAGTTGGAGCGCCGCCGGGTTCGCTCTCGTGGCGCTCGCCCGGATGGTCCGCCGGGTGCCCGACGCCCGGCCCGCGTACCGGCCGGGGGAGTTGTTCCGCTTCTCCACGGTCAGTTGGGTCTCGTCGCTCTCCTCCACCGGTCTGATCTGGGTGGACGCGCTGCTGCTCGGATTCTTCGACTACGGCGCCGACGCGATCGGCGTCTACCACGTGGCGACGCGGCTGGTGACGATCGCGGTGTTCGTGCTCGCGCCGGTCAACGCCTCCTTCGGCCCGCATCTGGCGCATCTCTACCACCAGGGTCGCCTGGACGAGGTCCGCCGGATCTACCGGGTGGCCACCGGGTGGGTGCTCCGACTGTCGCTGCCGGCGTTCGTGGCGTTGCTCGTCTTCCCGGAGCAGTTGCTGCGACTGGTCGGTGGGCCGGGTCTGGCCGCCGGCGCGGCGGTGACCGTGGTGCTGGCGCTCGGCCAGCTCGTCAACGCCGCCACCGGGCCGTGCGGGACGCTGCTGAACATGTCCGGCCGGGTGTCGGTCAACATGGTCGACAACCTCGCCGCCCTGGTGCTCAACGTCCTGCTCAACCTGTGGCTCATCCCCGCGTACGGGATCCTCGGCGCGGCGGTGGCCTGGGCGGTCTCGTTGGCCGCGGTGAACGTCGTCCGGGTCTGGCAGGTACGCGCCCAGGTGCACACCGTGCCGGTGACGATCGGCATGCTCAAGGGGCTGGTCGCGGCGGTGTTCGCGTTGGGCGTCGGGTTCGGCGTGCGGTGGTTGGTCGAGGGCTGGGTCACCCAGCTCACCGTGGGTCTGACCGCGATCGTGGGGGCGTACTGCGCGGGGGTTCTCGCCCTCGGGCTCAGTCGGGAGGACGTCATGGTGCTGCGTTCGGTGGCCCGCCGGGGCGGCCGACGCGCCGCCGTGGCTCCCGGCCCCGCCGCCGGGGTCGGCTCGTGA
- a CDS encoding Wzz/FepE/Etk N-terminal domain-containing protein, which yields MKVEIVDYLRVARRRLWVLVGVPLLASGAAAGIVLLAPQQFSGTAYVAAPALVGGAAGTQYTGTQAANQFVAAFGAAVTSPRVLADVAGDTGVTPERLRDGLAVTQVGASSQLEVTYTAGDRATVAPVLTATTTRALAFLFSSQVGIATGEVEAANADVTAATKAIGEWEKANKVSQPDRIYQATLGELTSLRQQQLSMQAVGNSRGADAAAAAITAAQRKLDELGPKLPDYQALLAQRDAATGALSQAREGLQAARAQAQAADPKQVTSIGEAHEVSRMAELVRTALPVGGAGLLLGVLLVGVLELLSRARQAGRPAPAPTASDPTPTVPPKPAQPPTEPLASAPTPAEPPVPAQTVPAARP from the coding sequence GTGAAAGTGGAGATCGTCGACTACCTGCGGGTCGCCCGGCGGCGCCTCTGGGTGCTCGTGGGGGTGCCGCTGCTCGCCAGCGGCGCGGCGGCCGGCATCGTCCTGCTCGCGCCACAGCAGTTCAGCGGCACCGCCTACGTGGCGGCACCGGCGCTGGTGGGCGGGGCGGCCGGGACGCAGTACACCGGCACGCAGGCGGCGAACCAGTTCGTCGCGGCGTTCGGCGCGGCGGTCACCTCACCCCGGGTCCTCGCCGACGTGGCCGGTGACACCGGGGTGACGCCGGAGCGACTGCGCGACGGCCTCGCCGTCACCCAGGTCGGCGCGAGCAGCCAACTGGAGGTGACGTACACCGCCGGTGACCGGGCGACCGTCGCGCCGGTGCTGACCGCGACCACCACCCGCGCGCTGGCCTTCCTGTTCTCCTCCCAGGTCGGGATCGCCACCGGTGAGGTCGAGGCGGCCAACGCCGACGTCACCGCCGCCACCAAGGCCATCGGCGAGTGGGAGAAGGCCAACAAGGTCTCCCAACCGGACCGGATCTACCAGGCGACGCTGGGCGAGCTGACCAGCCTGCGGCAGCAGCAACTCTCCATGCAGGCGGTCGGCAACAGCCGGGGTGCGGACGCGGCGGCCGCCGCGATCACCGCGGCGCAGCGGAAACTCGACGAGCTGGGGCCCAAACTCCCCGACTACCAGGCCCTGCTCGCCCAGCGGGACGCGGCGACCGGGGCGCTGTCGCAGGCGCGGGAGGGGTTGCAGGCAGCCCGGGCCCAGGCTCAGGCCGCCGATCCGAAGCAGGTGACCAGCATCGGCGAGGCGCACGAGGTGAGCCGGATGGCCGAGCTGGTGCGTACCGCCCTCCCGGTGGGCGGTGCCGGATTGCTGCTCGGGGTGCTGTTGGTGGGTGTCCTCGAACTGCTCTCGCGGGCCCGCCAGGCCGGTCGCCCGGCACCCGCGCCGACCGCGAGCGACCCGACGCCGACCGTGCCGCCGAAGCCGGCGCAGCCGCCGACCGAGCCGTTGGCGTCGGCGCCGACGCCGGCCGAGCCGCCGGTGCCGGCGCAGACCGTGCCCGCGGCACGTCCGTGA
- a CDS encoding O-antigen ligase family protein, which translates to MDTTRLLTGAAALAAAVVAVVAGVSMAAGDRRGMVLPLAAVAGVAVAVLALTRFSGYVLLMLAVRSCVDLFKLTGPSAGQADSAGAARVVDPSTLLAVLFLLAAGLWLAAQLSRHGRLLGSPLGWAMLLVGASSVVSALGATRPANSLLEALRILTVVVMFVVLEQLMPDTAAIRRILLACYVSLVLSLAYTVVLSLLGNPPAEVKGDFTRISGTFSQSTTFGRYLMFMVIFGFAVYRFLGRRLRVTLGVLLGLSLLFLLLTNTRSALLGAAIGLVVVAMLHRSKRMLVTLCVVAVAGVALVPAVGERFAQLGSSRAVGGDPTGNTLAWRIGYWTEIVTLAERNPVTGIGPNMTQRETDEAKKPHNDFLRAYVETGLLGLGAYLMMLVALLHTARRALRRAPPGSFERGVAVGFTGCAIAFVAVSAASNVISNVVTLWYFVAFAAAAGAIARHPAPGPVGEQPRSTSVPV; encoded by the coding sequence GTGGACACGACCCGTCTGCTCACCGGCGCGGCGGCGCTGGCCGCCGCCGTCGTGGCGGTGGTCGCGGGAGTCTCGATGGCGGCCGGTGACCGCAGGGGCATGGTGCTGCCACTCGCCGCGGTCGCGGGCGTCGCGGTCGCCGTCCTCGCGCTGACCCGGTTCTCCGGGTACGTGTTGCTGATGCTGGCGGTCCGCTCCTGCGTCGACCTGTTCAAGCTCACCGGGCCGAGTGCCGGCCAGGCGGACTCCGCCGGCGCCGCCCGGGTGGTGGACCCGTCCACCCTGCTCGCGGTGCTGTTCCTCCTCGCCGCCGGGCTCTGGCTGGCCGCTCAGCTCAGCCGGCACGGGCGGTTGCTCGGCTCGCCGCTGGGCTGGGCCATGCTGCTCGTCGGTGCCAGCAGCGTGGTGAGCGCCCTCGGCGCGACCCGGCCGGCGAACAGCCTGTTGGAGGCGCTGCGGATCCTCACCGTGGTGGTGATGTTCGTGGTGCTCGAACAGCTCATGCCGGACACGGCGGCGATCCGTCGGATCCTGCTCGCCTGCTACGTGTCGCTGGTGCTGTCGCTCGCCTACACGGTCGTCCTGTCGCTGCTCGGCAACCCGCCCGCCGAGGTGAAGGGCGACTTCACCCGGATCAGCGGCACGTTCAGCCAGTCGACCACGTTCGGTCGCTACCTGATGTTCATGGTGATCTTCGGGTTCGCGGTGTACCGCTTCCTGGGCCGCCGCCTACGGGTGACCCTCGGCGTGCTGCTCGGGCTCTCCCTGCTGTTCCTGTTGCTGACCAACACCCGCAGCGCTCTGCTCGGCGCGGCGATCGGCCTGGTCGTGGTCGCGATGCTGCACCGCAGCAAGCGGATGCTCGTCACCCTCTGCGTGGTGGCGGTCGCCGGGGTCGCCCTGGTGCCCGCCGTCGGTGAGCGGTTCGCCCAACTCGGCAGCTCACGTGCCGTCGGCGGGGACCCGACCGGGAACACCCTGGCGTGGCGGATCGGGTACTGGACCGAGATCGTCACGCTCGCCGAGCGCAACCCGGTCACCGGGATCGGGCCGAACATGACCCAGCGCGAGACCGACGAGGCGAAGAAGCCGCACAACGACTTCCTGCGGGCGTACGTCGAGACCGGGTTGCTCGGTCTCGGGGCGTACCTGATGATGCTCGTCGCCCTGCTGCACACCGCGCGCCGGGCGCTGCGGCGCGCGCCTCCGGGCAGCTTCGAGCGCGGTGTCGCGGTCGGTTTCACCGGTTGTGCCATCGCGTTCGTGGCGGTCAGCGCGGCGTCCAACGTCATTTCCAATGTGGTTACGCTCTGGTATTTCGTCGCGTTCGCCGCGGCGGCCGGTGCGATCGCCCGCCACCCGGCTCCGGGCCCGGTCGGCGAGCAGCCGCGAAGCACGTCCGTCCCGGTCTGA
- a CDS encoding glycosyltransferase family 4 protein → MAHPDLQAEEADQYAGGPAIPRQRAQPTRVAPSTGPEVAGAGWRPLRIAMIGQKGMPATYGGIERHVEEMASRLAGFGHEVTVYCRRSYGETPADEYRGVRLREVHTIASKHLDAIVHAATSTVAAMTERPDIVHYHGLGPALVAPVPRWFSRAGVVLTVHGLDNQRAKWGLAARTVLGSAHWLSGYVPHQRVAVSRGLAAHYETRFGRPTTYIPNGVNPARPASSRQIEARFGLTPGGYLLLVGRLVPEKAADLLIRAFRRIDTGVRLAIVGGSSFTDDYVDRLRRAAEGDDRIVFTGFAYGDLLAELYADAAGFVQPSRLEGLPLTLLEAAAYGLPVVASDIAPHVEVLESNAAGGRLFRDGDEDDLIRVLTALLGDLATERAGAKALGDRVTERYSWDTAAHELERLYFSLVPATARRVRPRLPTAAH, encoded by the coding sequence GTGGCCCACCCCGACCTGCAGGCCGAGGAAGCGGACCAGTACGCGGGTGGTCCCGCGATTCCCCGGCAACGGGCTCAGCCGACCCGTGTCGCCCCGTCGACCGGTCCGGAGGTCGCCGGTGCCGGATGGCGTCCACTGCGGATCGCGATGATCGGGCAGAAGGGGATGCCGGCGACCTACGGCGGCATCGAGCGGCACGTCGAGGAGATGGCCAGCCGGCTGGCCGGCTTCGGGCACGAGGTCACCGTCTACTGTCGCCGGAGCTACGGCGAGACGCCCGCCGACGAGTACCGGGGCGTACGCCTGCGCGAGGTGCACACCATCGCGAGCAAGCACCTCGACGCCATCGTGCACGCGGCCACCTCGACCGTGGCGGCGATGACCGAGCGACCGGACATCGTGCACTACCACGGGCTCGGGCCGGCCCTGGTCGCGCCGGTGCCCCGCTGGTTCTCCCGCGCGGGCGTGGTGCTGACCGTGCACGGGCTGGACAACCAGCGGGCCAAGTGGGGGCTCGCCGCGCGTACGGTGCTGGGCAGCGCGCACTGGCTCAGCGGTTACGTCCCGCACCAGCGGGTCGCGGTCTCCCGAGGGCTCGCCGCGCACTACGAGACCCGGTTCGGTCGGCCCACGACCTACATCCCGAACGGCGTCAACCCGGCCCGCCCGGCGTCGAGCCGACAGATCGAGGCCCGGTTCGGGCTGACCCCCGGCGGCTACCTGCTGCTGGTCGGCCGGCTGGTCCCGGAGAAGGCCGCCGACCTGCTGATCCGGGCCTTCCGGCGGATCGACACCGGGGTTCGGCTGGCGATCGTCGGCGGGTCGTCGTTCACCGACGACTACGTGGACCGGCTGCGCCGTGCGGCCGAGGGGGACGATCGGATCGTCTTCACCGGGTTCGCCTATGGCGACCTGCTCGCCGAGCTGTACGCCGACGCCGCCGGCTTCGTCCAGCCGTCCCGCCTGGAAGGTCTGCCGTTGACGCTGCTGGAGGCCGCCGCGTACGGGCTTCCGGTGGTCGCGAGCGACATCGCGCCACACGTGGAGGTGCTGGAGTCGAACGCCGCTGGCGGCCGGTTGTTCCGCGACGGCGACGAGGACGACCTGATCCGGGTGCTGACCGCGCTACTCGGGGACCTGGCGACGGAGCGGGCCGGTGCGAAGGCGCTGGGTGACCGGGTCACCGAGAGGTACAGCTGGGACACCGCCGCCCACGAGTTGGAGCGCCTCTACTTCAGCCTGGTCCCGGCCACGGCCCGCCGCGTCAGGCCACGACTGCCGACCGCCGCGCACTGA